A single Halobellus ruber DNA region contains:
- a CDS encoding class II aldolase/adducin family protein produces MADTQLIHEDVRTAICEYGRRLLEDDLTTGTGGNLSVRLDADRIAISPSGIPYEDVEPADVPVVDVDGTVVAGELEPSTELPMHLAVYEERPDVGGVVHTHSPYATTFASLGEPIPASHYLLSFTGSEVPVTEYRTHATEAIGEAAVDALGAEYNATLLRNHGVLTADESLEDAYTVALMVEYCARIHHQARAIGEPEILPDEEIDRLSRKIDDYGQ; encoded by the coding sequence ATGGCTGACACACAACTGATTCACGAGGACGTACGCACTGCCATCTGCGAGTACGGCCGTCGCCTGCTTGAAGACGACCTGACGACCGGAACCGGCGGGAACCTGAGTGTCCGTCTCGACGCGGATCGGATCGCGATCAGCCCCTCGGGGATCCCGTACGAGGACGTCGAGCCGGCGGACGTGCCGGTCGTCGACGTGGACGGAACCGTCGTCGCTGGCGAGTTGGAGCCGTCGACGGAACTGCCGATGCATCTGGCGGTGTACGAGGAACGCCCGGACGTCGGCGGCGTCGTCCACACCCACTCGCCGTACGCGACCACGTTCGCGTCGCTCGGGGAGCCGATCCCCGCGTCGCATTACTTACTCTCCTTCACCGGCTCGGAGGTGCCGGTCACGGAGTACCGGACGCACGCGACGGAGGCGATCGGGGAGGCGGCAGTCGACGCGCTCGGGGCGGAGTACAACGCGACGCTGCTCCGGAACCACGGGGTACTGACCGCCGACGAGTCGCTCGAGGACGCTTATACGGTCGCGCTGATGGTCGAGTACTGCGCCCGGATCCACCACCAGGCGCGGGCGATCGGGGAGCCGGAGATCCTGCCGGACGAGGAGATCGACCGGCTGAGCCGGAAGATCGACGACTATGGCCAGTAA